A genome region from Christensenella minuta includes the following:
- a CDS encoding InlB B-repeat-containing protein, giving the protein MKTRFGKRIVALAGVIAVTLSLLPAMAKSGEQKLEPQAVGAPQVTQGGTAQPENALSDDAYRDFGFQSLPDQDAFTSNENPLNGFEGTAMSQLYVGYMNKNKSQQGSYAVYGAMPRRSAQGAAISGNGSSGYLDANPVSRPMDYQSLSGGPVEDGEYRTLNSVSLDMGTNSDGSGGKREVICESILLTGKERNVQNAKTASWLCVRTLVNTGNGYVPVKTDYIKLKENDKSIGSIDVRAAQGLTAAAAGDYDGDGADELAVYVPDFYEPYIRLYDVGEDGGLTPGAKIELNELAAPNDPFQYRFGFKNGNLPIVNLTTAGLSRGVTGKDSLVISACLPRTEDKTYKAHSQLPAFAVYENDGNGMKQVFLDHLAYGDYYLRFPAAVEADVNGSGTSEIVVAGYADTWRDTRNETSKDHPFGKYCVNMLTYDEEAKTYRMAYTKPLEFTPARDVKKVMAADSGYAMSEPVALTAAALSEAANHDYLFLEGAVLSFNEGANVKKDDSEQMRLAGGTLTSHMEMNMTPSAVTVSHAVSGRFAADRPESEQIALVWNDNYSQSNAVADASITWIWMENNAPRQYDANCQYLKGRDADGSGTFLSLAKVNDTASRVSYKYKSKSYGWSAPGALAALPAVPYWEELPYENGVGGVTFSVGNEREGSPGADMGVSLGATGSITAMAGAGALGNKALGGLTVDLDASVESAAHMQDALSVDNTQTFRAPGDKNHVLVYATPMVTYQYEVWLPAFTVTEETAQKYKELTGSDTLKNEDGTVYGVGDTVPAGWYSYNLHVPYSPAFSLIPMDQYNEAYTKHALGTGEIDMSAYDFTVGDPTTYKTEFSAIPHYDSRLSMRSREKYVMVSGTNNQIDFTGSGGLSGGLTANLAFDSEVKGKIEEEVQLGGSEKIEYESGGTQGLEENVAFHAGFNVNLGTGASTGLLPTGYGQYTFTTTMGVWPCVGSGALLTTGFIVKEKPEIPPTPPESPYVYETGVQEDGKAFMTLAWEMPKGTEYRLAQAYEVFYKNAGADAHDYRSFGTVEALKQNFMRVTGLTPDTTYDFAFKPLLPGGKDGGLSRPLTATTAKVGTLTLTATKPEDTDVDAGGTAAFAVEAIDSEAGTAISYQWQRYEADGGYLGAWQDIPGANNASYDVNNAAQAMDGDKYRCVVTSEQGGSPHSTAVQTVMSRTATLHIGSDPRFSVSLTAQAADGGALPRENGGAYFLSAGGKVALKTEVTKTGVPSISDGTVSLYCRMDGGAETKIADNLVPVNGEVSHEWTPAQTGKYDLIAVYTAPTTRGAAINNGTNAEQDAAPTGEPPATPTPAETSSPTPEPTIAPTEQPEATAAPTAAADTLAAAAEMQALSATDGAPEPTAAATGEPSAIPTETPTAAPTEQPTAVPTEQPTETPKAAPGENNVLGSSAGSASNIAVSDSLSVHVGKIGDEVYVVQYKLDGGENSTVNPHAIGRNAMPHELAAPSRVGAAFAGWFEDAGLTTEVTALDPAHIASALGGENKPYVLYAKWTPIEYDITYDLDGGTGHANNPAKYTVLDGVTLREPEKDGYRFTGWYFDSSVPAADADKTKPVYSLPLMDKKGGWVAADVTLCAKWEAIEYPIIYYTPLAAGKGANPDTYTVKDTVTLSPADYSGRPLTPGGWYTDRTFTTAVTQIGPHATGPVSVYAKPGFDDAYVFFDALGGEYDGDNPHLTINPGTVTLGGANRQGFDFYRWSEAVTVVNGERVADVSDPDKIHASGDEYKTGEANVRLFSTLYAAWTPAAGQVEIHWLDPADGEEIHLNHGVKGDKIADPGLAPGHYGYAFDGKWYKDKALTQPWNFKGDTVPTNLTGALTLYAGLREVYYTVSFEPNGGPSVPAQQVREGAAAAKPADPVIQSQIFLGWYEDEAGLTPYDFASEVQSDITLYAKWRTRRSVRPAPGDDKILGVEDGKEYLHGSRIDFTAEGAGLDNTFPMENDERHVPKGWSVNPSGTWSEPPYAASFETKDMALGAHTLTVTFAVERYENGAWKDTGDTAEAQVSFMLSEKAPEPSPTPGGEPTANPTDGVSSGGGVKTGDESLPIWIWLVIAVAAAVCLVCLGRKLLKRQ; this is encoded by the coding sequence ATGAAAACACGTTTTGGGAAAAGGATCGTTGCGCTGGCAGGCGTAATCGCGGTGACACTATCTTTGCTGCCCGCCATGGCAAAAAGCGGTGAGCAGAAACTTGAGCCGCAAGCCGTGGGCGCGCCGCAAGTGACGCAAGGAGGAACGGCGCAGCCCGAGAACGCGCTTTCGGACGATGCGTACCGCGACTTTGGCTTTCAGTCCCTGCCCGATCAGGATGCCTTCACGTCGAATGAAAATCCCCTTAATGGCTTCGAGGGCACGGCCATGTCCCAGCTTTACGTGGGCTATATGAACAAGAACAAATCGCAGCAGGGCAGCTACGCGGTGTACGGCGCCATGCCCCGCCGCAGCGCGCAGGGCGCGGCCATCAGCGGAAACGGTTCTTCCGGGTACCTCGACGCCAACCCCGTCAGTCGGCCCATGGATTACCAAAGCCTTTCCGGCGGGCCGGTAGAGGACGGCGAATACCGCACGCTCAATTCCGTCTCCCTCGACATGGGCACAAACAGCGACGGTTCGGGCGGCAAGCGCGAGGTGATCTGCGAGTCCATCCTTTTAACAGGCAAGGAGCGGAACGTACAGAACGCCAAAACGGCGAGCTGGCTGTGCGTGCGCACCCTTGTCAACACCGGAAACGGATATGTTCCCGTAAAAACCGATTATATCAAGCTAAAGGAAAACGACAAGAGCATCGGCTCGATCGACGTGCGCGCCGCGCAGGGGCTCACCGCCGCAGCGGCGGGTGACTACGACGGCGACGGCGCGGACGAGCTGGCGGTGTACGTGCCGGATTTTTACGAGCCTTACATCCGGCTGTACGACGTCGGGGAAGACGGGGGCTTAACGCCGGGAGCGAAGATCGAATTGAATGAGCTTGCCGCGCCGAACGACCCGTTTCAGTACCGTTTCGGCTTCAAAAACGGGAACCTGCCCATCGTAAACCTCACCACAGCGGGCCTTTCGCGCGGGGTAACGGGCAAGGACAGCCTCGTTATCAGCGCGTGCCTGCCGCGCACCGAAGATAAAACATATAAAGCGCACAGCCAGCTTCCCGCCTTCGCCGTCTATGAAAATGACGGAAACGGCATGAAGCAGGTGTTTTTGGATCATCTCGCTTACGGCGATTATTATCTGCGCTTTCCCGCCGCCGTAGAGGCGGACGTGAACGGCAGCGGCACGAGCGAGATCGTGGTCGCGGGCTACGCGGATACCTGGAGGGACACGCGCAATGAAACGTCGAAGGATCATCCGTTCGGGAAGTACTGCGTCAACATGCTGACGTACGACGAGGAAGCGAAAACCTACCGCATGGCCTACACTAAGCCGTTGGAATTCACGCCCGCGCGGGACGTCAAAAAGGTGATGGCCGCGGACAGCGGCTACGCCATGAGCGAGCCTGTGGCCCTTACGGCGGCGGCCTTAAGCGAGGCCGCGAATCACGACTATCTGTTCCTTGAGGGCGCGGTATTGAGCTTTAACGAGGGGGCGAATGTAAAAAAGGACGACAGTGAGCAAATGCGGCTTGCGGGCGGAACGCTCACATCCCACATGGAAATGAACATGACGCCCAGCGCGGTCACGGTCAGCCACGCCGTTTCCGGCCGGTTCGCCGCGGACCGCCCTGAAAGCGAGCAGATCGCGCTCGTGTGGAACGACAATTACAGCCAATCAAACGCGGTGGCAGACGCAAGCATCACCTGGATCTGGATGGAAAACAACGCGCCCCGGCAGTACGACGCCAACTGCCAATATCTGAAAGGGCGCGACGCGGACGGAAGCGGCACCTTCCTTTCACTGGCAAAGGTGAACGATACGGCGAGCCGCGTGTCCTACAAATACAAGTCGAAAAGCTACGGCTGGAGCGCGCCGGGCGCGCTCGCGGCGCTGCCTGCGGTTCCTTACTGGGAGGAGCTGCCCTACGAGAACGGCGTGGGCGGCGTCACTTTCTCCGTTGGGAACGAGCGGGAAGGCTCGCCCGGCGCGGACATGGGCGTATCGTTGGGAGCAACCGGCTCGATCACCGCCATGGCGGGCGCGGGCGCGCTTGGGAATAAAGCCCTTGGGGGCCTCACCGTGGATTTAGACGCTTCGGTCGAGTCCGCCGCGCATATGCAGGACGCGCTGTCGGTGGACAACACACAGACCTTTCGCGCACCGGGCGATAAAAACCATGTGCTGGTATACGCAACGCCCATGGTGACCTACCAGTATGAAGTGTGGCTTCCCGCCTTTACGGTGACGGAAGAGACCGCGCAAAAATACAAGGAGCTGACAGGCAGCGACACGCTGAAAAACGAGGACGGAACGGTATATGGCGTCGGCGACACCGTGCCCGCCGGCTGGTACAGCTACAACCTGCACGTGCCCTATTCGCCCGCGTTTTCGCTGATCCCCATGGACCAGTACAACGAGGCGTATACGAAGCACGCCCTTGGCACGGGCGAGATCGATATGAGCGCCTACGACTTTACCGTGGGCGACCCCACCACCTACAAGACCGAGTTTTCGGCTATCCCGCACTACGACAGCCGGCTGAGTATGCGGTCGCGTGAAAAATACGTCATGGTGAGCGGCACAAATAACCAGATTGATTTTACCGGCTCCGGGGGCCTCAGCGGGGGCCTGACGGCAAATCTGGCGTTCGACTCCGAGGTCAAGGGCAAAATAGAGGAAGAGGTCCAGCTCGGCGGCAGCGAAAAGATCGAGTATGAATCAGGCGGAACGCAGGGATTGGAAGAAAACGTGGCCTTTCATGCCGGCTTCAACGTCAATCTCGGCACGGGCGCTTCCACCGGCCTCCTGCCCACGGGCTACGGCCAGTACACTTTCACTACAACCATGGGCGTGTGGCCGTGCGTCGGTTCTGGCGCGCTGCTTACCACCGGCTTTATCGTGAAGGAAAAGCCCGAAATCCCGCCCACACCGCCGGAAAGCCCGTATGTGTACGAAACGGGCGTGCAGGAGGACGGCAAGGCATTCATGACGCTGGCGTGGGAGATGCCAAAGGGCACGGAATACCGCCTCGCCCAGGCGTATGAGGTGTTCTATAAGAACGCGGGCGCGGATGCACATGATTACAGGTCGTTCGGCACGGTGGAGGCGCTGAAGCAAAACTTTATGCGAGTCACCGGCCTCACGCCGGACACAACCTACGATTTCGCGTTCAAGCCCCTGCTCCCCGGCGGGAAAGACGGCGGGCTGTCAAGGCCGCTGACCGCCACCACGGCAAAGGTGGGCACGCTGACGCTGACAGCCACAAAGCCGGAAGACACCGACGTCGATGCGGGCGGAACCGCTGCGTTTGCGGTGGAGGCCATAGATTCGGAGGCGGGCACTGCCATCTCCTACCAGTGGCAGCGTTACGAAGCGGACGGCGGCTATCTCGGCGCGTGGCAGGACATTCCCGGCGCAAACAATGCTTCATACGACGTAAACAATGCGGCGCAGGCGATGGACGGCGATAAATACCGCTGCGTCGTGACCTCCGAACAGGGCGGTTCGCCCCACAGCACGGCGGTGCAAACGGTGATGTCGCGTACGGCGACCCTGCATATCGGTTCAGACCCGCGCTTTTCCGTATCGCTTACGGCGCAGGCAGCGGACGGCGGCGCGCTCCCGCGGGAAAACGGCGGCGCGTATTTCCTGTCCGCGGGCGGCAAAGTGGCGCTGAAAACAGAGGTGACCAAAACGGGCGTGCCAAGTATCAGCGACGGAACCGTCTCCCTGTACTGCCGCATGGACGGCGGCGCGGAGACGAAGATTGCGGACAATCTCGTACCCGTAAACGGCGAGGTATCGCATGAGTGGACGCCGGCCCAAACGGGGAAGTATGATTTGATCGCGGTCTATACCGCCCCCACGACCCGCGGCGCGGCGATAAACAACGGCACAAACGCGGAACAGGATGCCGCACCCACGGGCGAGCCTCCGGCAACGCCCACGCCCGCGGAGACGTCCTCCCCAACGCCGGAGCCGACAATCGCGCCGACAGAACAGCCGGAAGCGACAGCCGCGCCGACAGCTGCCGCGGATACCCTTGCTGCGGCTGCGGAAATGCAGGCGCTGTCCGCGACAGATGGAGCGCCCGAACCAACGGCGGCCGCGACGGGCGAGCCGTCGGCAATACCCACGGAAACGCCGACGGCGGCGCCGACAGAACAGCCGACAGCGGTGCCGACAGAGCAGCCAACGGAAACGCCGAAGGCGGCTCCCGGGGAAAACAACGTTCTGGGAAGCAGCGCCGGGAGCGCGTCAAATATCGCGGTATCCGATTCCCTGTCCGTCCATGTCGGGAAGATCGGGGACGAGGTATATGTTGTCCAATATAAGCTGGACGGCGGCGAAAACAGCACGGTCAACCCGCACGCCATCGGCAGGAACGCCATGCCGCACGAGCTTGCCGCGCCATCGCGGGTGGGCGCGGCGTTTGCCGGTTGGTTCGAGGACGCCGGGCTAACAACAGAGGTGACAGCCCTCGACCCCGCACATATCGCGAGCGCTCTGGGCGGCGAAAACAAGCCGTATGTGCTTTACGCAAAGTGGACGCCGATAGAATATGATATTACGTATGATCTGGACGGAGGGACGGGCCACGCGAACAACCCGGCCAAATACACGGTGCTCGATGGCGTTACCCTGCGCGAGCCGGAGAAAGACGGCTACCGCTTCACCGGATGGTATTTTGACAGCAGTGTTCCTGCCGCCGACGCAGACAAAACCAAACCCGTTTATTCCCTGCCGCTGATGGACAAAAAGGGCGGCTGGGTGGCTGCGGACGTCACCCTGTGCGCAAAGTGGGAGGCCATAGAGTACCCCATCATCTACTACACCCCGCTGGCGGCGGGCAAGGGCGCAAACCCCGACACATACACCGTGAAGGATACGGTGACGCTGAGCCCGGCGGATTACTCGGGCCGTCCCTTGACGCCCGGCGGCTGGTATACGGACAGGACATTTACAACCGCGGTCACGCAGATCGGCCCGCATGCCACCGGGCCTGTCTCCGTGTACGCCAAGCCCGGGTTTGACGACGCATACGTCTTTTTCGACGCGCTGGGCGGCGAGTACGATGGTGATAACCCGCATCTTACAATAAACCCTGGTACTGTCACCCTGGGCGGGGCCAACCGCCAGGGGTTTGACTTTTACAGATGGAGCGAGGCGGTTACCGTCGTGAACGGCGAGCGGGTGGCGGACGTAAGCGACCCTGATAAAATACACGCGAGTGGCGACGAATATAAAACAGGGGAGGCAAACGTCAGGCTGTTCTCCACGCTGTACGCCGCGTGGACGCCCGCCGCCGGGCAGGTGGAGATCCACTGGCTCGACCCGGCGGACGGGGAGGAAATTCACCTGAACCACGGCGTAAAGGGGGACAAGATCGCCGACCCCGGCCTTGCTCCGGGCCATTACGGCTATGCGTTCGACGGCAAGTGGTACAAGGACAAGGCGCTCACCCAGCCGTGGAATTTCAAAGGCGACACGGTGCCCACAAACCTCACGGGCGCGCTGACGCTGTACGCGGGGCTTCGTGAGGTGTATTACACAGTCTCCTTCGAGCCGAACGGCGGCCCGTCGGTGCCCGCGCAGCAGGTGCGGGAGGGAGCCGCCGCGGCAAAACCCGCCGACCCGGTCATCCAAAGCCAGATTTTCCTCGGCTGGTACGAGGACGAGGCGGGCCTCACCCCCTACGACTTTGCCTCGGAGGTGCAGTCGGATATCACGCTGTACGCCAAATGGCGCACCCGCAGGTCGGTGAGGCCCGCTCCGGGCGACGACAAGATTCTCGGCGTCGAAGACGGCAAAGAGTACCTCCACGGCAGCAGGATCGATTTCACGGCGGAGGGCGCGGGGCTTGACAACACGTTCCCCATGGAGAACGACGAACGGCACGTTCCAAAGGGCTGGTCGGTCAACCCGTCCGGCACGTGGAGCGAACCGCCGTATGCGGCCTCGTTTGAAACAAAGGATATGGCGCTGGGCGCGCATACGCTTACCGTAACCTTTGCGGTGGAGCGGTATGAAAACGGCGCTTGGAAAGATACTGGTGACACGGCGGAGGCGCAGGTATCGTTTATGCTTTCGGAAAAAGCGCCCGAGCCTTCGCCCACACCCGGCGGAGAGCCTACGGCCAACCCCACGGACGGAGTATCCAGCGGTGGCGGCGTAAAGACGGGCGATGAGAGCCTGCCGATCTGGATTTGGCTGGTGATCGCGGTGGCCGCCGCGGTATGCCTTGTTTGCCTTGGAAGAAAGCTGCTAAAAAGACAGTAA
- a CDS encoding SIS domain-containing protein, with protein MRKISQILKQELEEAARACGQVDEKKAAAAADRMLETKARGGKVILCGCGTSGAAAKKIAHTLNCVEIPAVFLSPADAVHGGLGIARHGDTAILISKGGNTEELVRLMPVLKEKETFLIGVSEDEASRIACGADLFLKTEIKEEPCPLGMLATASTITVIALFDAIAIHIMEKSGYTREQFHLIHPGGAVGEKLAGGR; from the coding sequence ATGAGGAAGATATCACAAATTTTGAAACAAGAACTGGAAGAAGCGGCGCGCGCCTGCGGACAAGTCGATGAGAAAAAAGCGGCGGCGGCGGCAGACCGCATGCTTGAAACGAAAGCCCGCGGGGGCAAAGTTATCCTCTGCGGATGCGGAACCTCGGGGGCTGCCGCAAAAAAAATCGCGCACACCCTGAATTGTGTAGAAATACCGGCCGTGTTTCTTTCACCGGCAGACGCGGTGCACGGCGGTCTTGGAATCGCGCGGCATGGAGATACCGCTATACTGATCTCAAAAGGAGGGAACACGGAAGAACTTGTACGGCTGATGCCAGTTCTGAAAGAGAAGGAAACGTTTCTCATAGGCGTTTCAGAGGATGAAGCTTCCCGGATTGCCTGCGGCGCGGATTTGTTTTTAAAAACGGAAATTAAAGAGGAACCGTGTCCTCTCGGGATGCTGGCAACGGCCAGCACCATTACGGTGATTGCCCTTTTTGATGCGATTGCTATTCATATTATGGAAAAAAGCGGATACACGCGGGAACAATTTCATCTTATTCACCCGGGAGGAGCAGTCGGCGAAAAGCTCGCGGGAGGAAGGTAG
- a CDS encoding response regulator transcription factor codes for MFKILIADDEPIAREAVATIIKKHFLEKIEIAQAQSGREAVEKAGTLQPDIVCMDIRMPGLNGIETIRELKRRYPEMIFIVITAFDDFDTVVEALKLGVQDYFLKPIKIDDLVRSLQKAIGQIMQRQDEREEALNLKDTVSKLMPELEKELIYTLFIGNIARIYDYGYLGLLGIKTECGGCFGLRIDAADEAEAQRAAQRIKQYIKNRYRGLSSSLQDGKMIVFLFEEITVKDREFWLHECAKNLAQATHCEHVFLSVAPYSTSLHELRESYLTVAAVLENSNGNEGTVFCKTWDSFSVEKRTEYPFKLEEMVFQEIRRGCVTAAHEKTVQLFEVFAQISQGSQKKLVGEIQKFVAALIRFRMSVESEEGTEDSFDLFTDPVELMNRCLQEVETLCHTAVQPDKETANESIRKAIGYIRENYRNNISLCDVADHVGLSSFYFTKIFKNELGMTFVRYLTSLRIENAKKIMEKDPAVQIKELCYEVGYNDPKYFCRAFQSIEKQSPTAFRRALKAKGRQEEKECK; via the coding sequence ATGTTCAAAATTTTGATTGCGGACGATGAACCGATTGCCAGGGAAGCGGTTGCAACCATCATCAAAAAGCATTTCTTGGAAAAAATAGAAATCGCGCAGGCGCAGTCCGGACGCGAGGCGGTAGAAAAAGCCGGGACACTGCAGCCGGATATCGTTTGCATGGACATCCGTATGCCCGGCCTGAACGGAATCGAAACCATCCGGGAACTGAAGCGCCGCTATCCGGAAATGATTTTTATCGTAATCACGGCATTCGATGATTTCGATACGGTTGTGGAGGCCCTGAAGCTGGGAGTACAGGATTATTTTTTGAAGCCGATCAAGATTGACGATCTGGTCCGCTCGCTCCAAAAGGCCATCGGACAGATTATGCAGCGTCAGGACGAACGCGAGGAAGCTCTGAACCTGAAGGATACGGTATCAAAATTGATGCCGGAACTTGAGAAGGAACTGATCTATACGCTGTTTATCGGCAATATTGCGCGTATATATGATTACGGATATCTGGGCCTGCTTGGAATCAAAACAGAATGCGGCGGGTGCTTTGGATTACGGATCGATGCCGCAGATGAAGCGGAAGCGCAGCGGGCTGCACAGCGGATCAAGCAGTATATTAAAAACCGTTACCGCGGGCTTTCCAGTTCGCTGCAGGATGGAAAGATGATCGTATTCCTGTTTGAGGAAATTACGGTGAAAGACCGGGAGTTCTGGCTGCATGAATGTGCGAAAAATCTTGCGCAGGCAACGCATTGCGAGCATGTCTTTCTCAGCGTGGCGCCGTATTCCACATCGCTTCACGAGCTGCGGGAATCCTATCTGACGGTAGCGGCGGTACTGGAAAACTCAAATGGGAACGAGGGTACGGTCTTTTGTAAAACGTGGGATTCTTTTTCTGTGGAAAAGAGAACGGAGTACCCTTTTAAACTGGAGGAAATGGTTTTTCAGGAGATTCGGCGGGGATGCGTGACGGCAGCCCACGAAAAAACGGTCCAGCTGTTTGAAGTGTTCGCGCAAATTTCACAGGGGTCGCAGAAAAAACTGGTAGGAGAAATCCAGAAATTTGTCGCGGCGCTGATTCGTTTTCGGATGTCTGTTGAGTCGGAGGAAGGAACAGAGGATTCGTTTGACCTGTTCACAGATCCGGTTGAGCTGATGAACAGATGCCTGCAGGAAGTGGAAACGCTTTGCCATACAGCGGTGCAGCCCGATAAGGAAACCGCAAACGAGAGCATCAGGAAAGCGATCGGCTATATCCGGGAGAATTACAGAAATAATATTTCGCTGTGCGACGTTGCGGACCATGTGGGACTGAGCTCCTTTTATTTCACCAAGATATTCAAAAACGAACTTGGGATGACCTTTGTCCGGTATCTTACGTCGCTCCGCATCGAGAACGCAAAAAAGATCATGGAGAAGGATCCGGCTGTCCAGATCAAAGAGCTTTGCTACGAGGTAGGCTATAATGATCCGAAATATTTTTGCCGGGCGTTCCAAAGTATTGAAAAGCAGTCGCCTACAGCGTTCAGACGCGCCCTGAAGGCCAAAGGGCGGCAGGAGGAGAAGGAATGCAAATGA
- a CDS encoding sensor histidine kinase gives MKREYHSIGTKIIAFSLTLIIGLLVFMSVAYAKMGQLSDEYRILMHDIVAISNVNSTVDEMLDDFEEYLTLKTTDSLNRFNSKYDELYQLINSMSIVFYTEEEQVIYKNINSQLLSFNAEMDSAIRASRGRNPYETRVHYEVGKNIVGQMKESISALILVHAALSEEIYNELVAGAERLQSMMITFLTALAGASALIAFRFSKSLVHPLEQLTDHVSRVFMKEDNLTPVKVEANDEIGILAGGFNSMLTRIEVYIQELKYKSKIEGELQNKEMENLKIKNLLDQTNMLALQSQINPHFLYNTLSCIAQTAMLEDANDTYTLLITVSDMMRYNLISLDRQSTIGQEIENVKRYFYIQKARYRERLNYQINIETPELRKFEIPRLTVQPFVENSIIHGLENSENEGIVLIRVFEADGRVCIEITDNGVGMDAQTRSELLGETGKKGHTTGIGVRNVVERLRLYYRNYDIIRIESAPGVGTKITFLLPKTGKNDN, from the coding sequence ATGAAACGCGAATACCACAGCATCGGAACCAAGATCATCGCGTTTTCCCTGACCCTGATTATTGGGCTGCTGGTGTTTATGTCCGTTGCATATGCGAAGATGGGCCAGCTTTCGGACGAATACAGGATTCTCATGCACGATATTGTAGCGATCAGCAACGTAAATAGTACAGTGGATGAGATGCTGGACGATTTCGAGGAATACCTGACTCTGAAAACGACCGATTCCCTGAACCGGTTCAACTCCAAATATGATGAACTCTACCAATTGATCAATTCCATGTCCATCGTTTTTTATACGGAAGAGGAACAGGTTATTTATAAGAATATCAACTCCCAATTACTTTCATTTAATGCGGAAATGGACAGCGCGATTCGGGCCAGCCGGGGGCGGAATCCATATGAAACGCGCGTCCATTACGAGGTTGGGAAAAATATTGTCGGGCAGATGAAGGAAAGCATCAGCGCGCTGATTCTCGTGCATGCCGCGCTGAGCGAGGAAATTTATAATGAGCTTGTTGCGGGTGCGGAACGATTGCAGTCCATGATGATTACGTTTTTGACCGCGCTTGCGGGCGCCTCCGCGCTGATTGCGTTCCGTTTTTCAAAATCGCTTGTCCATCCGCTGGAACAGCTGACGGATCATGTGTCCCGGGTGTTTATGAAAGAGGATAACCTGACGCCTGTAAAGGTGGAGGCAAATGACGAGATTGGGATTCTCGCGGGCGGCTTTAACTCCATGCTTACACGCATTGAAGTTTATATCCAGGAGCTTAAGTATAAATCCAAGATTGAAGGGGAGCTGCAAAATAAGGAAATGGAGAACCTGAAAATCAAGAACCTGCTCGATCAGACAAATATGCTGGCCCTCCAGTCGCAGATCAATCCCCATTTTCTCTATAACACTCTTAGCTGCATCGCTCAAACGGCGATGCTCGAGGATGCAAACGATACTTATACGCTGCTTATCACAGTTTCCGACATGATGCGTTACAACCTGATTAGCCTTGACAGGCAGTCGACAATAGGACAGGAAATCGAAAACGTGAAGCGGTATTTCTATATCCAAAAAGCGAGATACCGCGAACGCCTGAATTATCAAATCAATATCGAAACCCCGGAACTCCGCAAGTTTGAGATTCCGCGGCTTACGGTTCAGCCGTTTGTCGAGAATTCCATTATACACGGCCTGGAAAACAGCGAAAATGAAGGGATTGTCCTGATTCGTGTTTTTGAAGCGGATGGACGGGTGTGTATTGAGATCACCGACAATGGCGTGGGCATGGATGCGCAAACGCGCAGTGAGCTTTTGGGAGAGACGGGGAAAAAAGGCCATACAACGGGAATCGGGGTGCGCAACGTAGTGGAACGCCTTCGGCTCTATTACCGGAATTATGATATCATACGGATCGAAAGCGCACCGGGCGTCGGGACCAAGATTACATTTTTGTTACCGAAAACCGGGAAGAATGATAACTGA
- a CDS encoding sugar ABC transporter substrate-binding protein — protein sequence MLLEVAGLNSALASGDEKLIEKGIFERVDGIIHMGRSMDAQELALIDGSGCAVLCVNNECTTEEMSYVGPDNNAEGKAVIQNLDTEGYEAYNVVIMVNIVEKELGDLRYQGMMEALGKRPEVNVLETIYVSSNVLDAMDQTQKSILAYPDIDCFIGTDETILTGIARGVVDLNRVPDIAIAGVGVGADVEHYLKKGIIRFTIDPMPYEMGYEAVLQLYKQRNEMAPRQRCYTDYTIETASEMES from the coding sequence GTGCTCCTTGAGGTTGCCGGACTGAATTCAGCGCTAGCCAGCGGAGATGAAAAGCTGATCGAAAAAGGGATTTTTGAACGGGTAGACGGCATTATCCATATGGGGCGCAGCATGGACGCGCAGGAACTGGCTCTGATAGACGGCAGCGGCTGCGCGGTCCTTTGTGTCAACAATGAATGCACTACCGAAGAGATGTCGTATGTTGGCCCGGATAATAACGCTGAAGGGAAAGCGGTCATTCAGAACCTCGATACGGAGGGATATGAGGCTTATAATGTTGTTATTATGGTGAACATAGTCGAAAAGGAACTTGGCGACCTGCGCTATCAGGGTATGATGGAGGCGCTCGGGAAGAGGCCGGAGGTCAATGTGCTGGAAACGATTTATGTTTCTTCCAATGTACTTGATGCGATGGACCAGACGCAAAAAAGTATTCTTGCATACCCGGATATCGATTGCTTTATTGGAACGGATGAAACGATCCTTACCGGTATTGCGCGCGGGGTCGTAGACCTGAACCGTGTGCCGGATATTGCCATTGCGGGTGTGGGAGTGGGCGCAGATGTGGAGCACTATCTTAAGAAAGGGATCATTCGTTTTACCATTGATCCCATGCCCTATGAAATGGGATACGAGGCGGTTTTACAGCTGTATAAGCAGCGAAATGAAATGGCTCCGCGGCAGAGATGCTACACGGATTATACGATTGAAACGGCTTCGGAGATGGAATCATGA